From a single Sulfolobus sp. E5-1-F genomic region:
- a CDS encoding biotin/lipoyl-containing protein, with product MQVELKIPEDIWPRRRDWGGEIVSLYIKEGSEIKAGDVIAEVEIEKAILKILSQYNGKVVKVLVKEGDKVSPGSVIAFIEV from the coding sequence GTGCAAGTTGAGTTAAAGATCCCAGAAGATATATGGCCTAGAAGAAGAGATTGGGGAGGGGAAATAGTCTCATTATATATAAAAGAGGGAAGTGAGATTAAAGCAGGAGATGTAATAGCTGAGGTGGAAATTGAAAAGGCAATATTGAAGATTTTATCCCAGTACAATGGAAAGGTAGTTAAAGTTCTGGTAAAAGAAGGAGATAAGGTATCGCCAGGGTCAGTTATAGCGTTTATTGAGGTTTAG
- a CDS encoding NAD(P)/FAD-dependent oxidoreductase: MQGERVVILGGGFAGISAKLTYPSAILVDEKDFMVVTPRLVEVVENNLPLSHALIPRKVDIKAKVLSIDFKEKKVVTTEGEIKFDKLIIALGYEQDLSRIKGAEKYGIGFTVENVEKIKSFKEGSIVTILGGGALGVELAGALRKRGFTVNLVEAENRLVPYLIPDLSNEIQKILERLDVNVILRAKVEEVKENVVITTQGRIRSDYIIFSAGFSGPKIIKEIGLSNKNNRMLVDKFLRSVDYDFVYGAGDCANFKDGFIPQSAQVSLQAGEIAMNNAIKDEKVEFKPVQRAIVFKIGEDYIGLVKNTIISGPIAALIKSFAIGSLESKVKKVNRFVLAM; the protein is encoded by the coding sequence ATGCAAGGAGAAAGAGTTGTAATTTTAGGAGGAGGATTTGCTGGAATTTCAGCTAAGTTGACATATCCAAGTGCGATACTCGTTGACGAGAAGGACTTCATGGTTGTTACTCCAAGGTTAGTAGAAGTTGTAGAGAATAACCTTCCTCTATCTCACGCCTTAATTCCTAGGAAAGTTGACATTAAGGCTAAGGTTTTAAGTATCGATTTTAAGGAGAAGAAAGTAGTAACGACTGAAGGTGAAATCAAGTTCGATAAGCTAATAATTGCGTTGGGTTATGAGCAAGATTTAAGCAGGATAAAGGGGGCTGAAAAGTACGGTATAGGTTTCACTGTAGAAAATGTGGAAAAGATTAAATCATTTAAAGAAGGTTCAATAGTTACAATTCTTGGAGGAGGAGCACTTGGCGTTGAGTTAGCTGGAGCGTTAAGGAAAAGGGGTTTTACTGTAAACTTAGTAGAGGCAGAGAACAGATTAGTACCTTATCTGATTCCAGATCTCTCTAATGAGATTCAAAAAATTTTAGAAAGGCTAGACGTTAATGTAATTTTAAGAGCTAAGGTAGAGGAAGTTAAGGAAAATGTGGTAATTACTACGCAAGGAAGAATAAGGAGTGATTATATAATCTTTTCTGCTGGTTTTTCTGGCCCCAAAATAATAAAGGAAATTGGATTATCAAATAAAAACAACAGGATGTTAGTTGACAAATTCCTCAGATCAGTGGATTACGATTTCGTTTATGGCGCTGGTGATTGTGCCAACTTCAAGGACGGGTTTATTCCACAATCTGCACAAGTTTCCTTACAAGCTGGTGAGATTGCTATGAATAATGCAATAAAGGATGAGAAAGTCGAGTTTAAACCAGTACAGAGGGCTATAGTATTTAAGATTGGTGAAGATTACATCGGTTTGGTAAAGAATACCATAATAAGCGGTCCAATTGCTGCACTCATTAAATCCTTCGCTATTGGTTCCTTAGAGAGTAAAGTTAAGAAAGTGAACAGATTCGTTCTAGCTATGTGA
- the lipA gene encoding lipoyl synthase: MEKKVKITVYENENFKKVAGIVKAKSIATVCEEALCPNIMECWGSGTATFMIMGSICTRGCRFCYVLKGKPSPLDDEEPKRVAEAVKEMNLDYVVITSVDRDDLVDGGAQHFVNVIKAVKELNRDVIIEVLTPDFRGDISAVKKIIEAGVDVFAHNVETVRRLTPIVRDPRASYEQSLNVLKNAENVIKKSSILLGFGETWDEIIETMRDLRSVGVNILVLSQYMRPSRKQLEVKKRYSLEEFKKLEEIAYAMGFSAVISSPLARTSYRAKEAYLKAIKNAKNNS, encoded by the coding sequence ATGGAGAAAAAAGTTAAAATTACAGTTTACGAGAACGAAAACTTCAAAAAGGTTGCCGGGATTGTAAAGGCAAAAAGTATTGCTACTGTATGTGAAGAGGCTCTATGTCCAAATATTATGGAATGCTGGGGATCTGGGACAGCAACATTTATGATCATGGGAAGCATTTGTACTAGGGGTTGCAGATTTTGCTATGTATTAAAAGGAAAACCTTCACCATTGGATGATGAAGAGCCCAAAAGAGTAGCAGAAGCAGTAAAGGAAATGAACCTGGATTACGTTGTGATAACTAGTGTTGATAGAGATGATCTAGTTGATGGAGGAGCACAACATTTTGTTAACGTGATAAAGGCAGTAAAAGAGCTAAATCGAGACGTGATCATTGAAGTTTTAACTCCAGATTTTAGAGGAGATATTAGCGCAGTTAAAAAGATAATTGAAGCCGGAGTTGACGTATTTGCACATAACGTTGAGACTGTAAGAAGATTAACGCCAATAGTAAGAGATCCTAGAGCATCATATGAGCAAAGTCTTAATGTTTTAAAAAACGCTGAAAACGTAATAAAGAAGTCTTCAATTCTCTTAGGTTTTGGTGAAACTTGGGATGAGATCATAGAGACAATGAGGGATTTGAGAAGTGTAGGAGTTAATATATTAGTACTTTCACAGTATATGAGACCAAGTCGTAAGCAGTTGGAAGTCAAGAAGCGTTATAGTTTAGAGGAATTTAAGAAGCTTGAGGAAATAGCTTACGCTATGGGTTTTTCAGCTGTGATCTCCTCACCATTAGCTAGGACCTCTTATAGGGCAAAAGAAGCTTATCTTAAGGCGATCAAAAATGCTAAGAATAATAGTTGA
- a CDS encoding MFS transporter, with the protein MKIENFLLVLASSVGGIVWGANTVIIALYLKSLGLNALTIGAILGSAIIVNTLLSLFWAVLGDAYGRKRFVYLSRGIEGVSFLLLLITPYAYLFTNQGYGLISSILAEKSEDLDKEMAYRSSLNTIFSVIGSLMPIALNYRSIIIVDAILTFLSVLLLIPVKENYKGTKRVTLKISSFKMLGKLSTEAIIGLGAGVLLPMLSLWFNLKFHATASSLSPIYAISEITLAFGTLTSPFLAKALGRIRAIVITHLAAIALLFMIPFSTSLLMAGVIYVMRNVLMNSTGPLMNTLVFKVVKEEERSRANSMLQLLDAIPRSLGPNLTGYLFYIGNLNIPFFITGSLYLIATVLFYSFFKDVKI; encoded by the coding sequence GTGAAGATAGAGAATTTTTTATTGGTATTAGCTTCTTCCGTAGGAGGAATAGTTTGGGGAGCAAACACTGTAATAATTGCATTATATCTGAAATCGCTTGGTCTAAATGCTTTAACAATAGGAGCAATATTGGGAAGTGCTATAATAGTTAATACGTTATTGTCCTTATTCTGGGCAGTATTGGGAGACGCTTACGGTAGGAAGAGATTCGTCTACCTATCTAGAGGTATTGAAGGAGTTTCCTTCCTTCTACTCCTAATAACACCTTATGCATATCTTTTTACAAATCAAGGTTATGGTCTAATCTCCTCAATACTAGCTGAGAAAAGTGAAGATTTAGATAAGGAAATGGCTTACAGATCATCCTTAAATACAATATTTTCAGTAATTGGTTCCTTAATGCCAATAGCACTAAATTATAGAAGTATTATAATAGTCGATGCAATATTGACATTCTTATCGGTATTACTACTAATTCCTGTTAAGGAAAACTATAAAGGAACAAAAAGAGTGACACTTAAGATTTCTTCCTTTAAGATGTTGGGAAAACTTTCTACCGAGGCAATAATAGGATTAGGAGCAGGGGTTTTGTTACCTATGCTATCTTTATGGTTTAACTTAAAATTTCACGCTACAGCCTCATCGCTTTCTCCAATATATGCGATATCCGAGATAACTTTAGCATTTGGTACTTTAACCTCCCCTTTTTTAGCGAAAGCATTAGGGAGGATAAGAGCGATAGTAATAACGCATTTAGCCGCAATAGCACTCCTATTTATGATACCCTTTTCCACTTCCTTACTTATGGCTGGAGTAATCTACGTAATGAGAAACGTATTAATGAATTCAACTGGCCCATTAATGAATACCCTAGTTTTCAAAGTTGTCAAAGAAGAGGAAAGAAGTAGAGCAAATAGTATGCTCCAGCTTCTTGATGCAATTCCCCGATCTTTAGGACCTAATCTGACAGGTTATTTATTTTACATTGGAAACTTGAATATACCGTTTTTCATAACAGGGTCACTATATCTCATTGCGACTGTTCTCTTCTACAGCTTCTTTAAGGATGTAAAAATATAA
- a CDS encoding lipoate--protein ligase family protein, with protein sequence MKLRVLLTEYPNDPYLNVAIDEALLLSSKDLPILRIWRNDKSVILGRLSSISDEVNLDEIERYNVKLVRRVSGGGSVFHDMGNVNYSIIARGQGGIDYLYGHLLKGTINAIESLVHGKVDVYNETDIAFKGYKISGNSGYINDDKYLLHGTLLVKSDLYLLHKLLIIPPKNYEKKKNINMIKYKVSNLSTLVKDDITYDEVVNSFISSFSSLLYCDDHFLDDMTNEELNLTMKLVKEKYSKKEFIYKGFEIK encoded by the coding sequence ATGAAGCTCAGAGTACTATTAACTGAATATCCTAATGACCCATATTTAAATGTTGCAATAGATGAAGCGCTCTTATTATCTAGTAAGGACCTTCCTATTTTAAGGATATGGAGGAATGACAAGAGCGTAATTTTAGGTAGATTATCGAGTATAAGTGACGAGGTTAATTTAGATGAAATTGAGAGATATAATGTAAAGTTGGTTAGGAGGGTAAGCGGTGGTGGATCAGTTTTTCACGATATGGGTAATGTAAATTATAGTATTATAGCACGTGGCCAAGGTGGTATAGATTACCTTTATGGTCATTTACTAAAAGGTACGATTAATGCGATAGAAAGTTTAGTGCATGGTAAAGTTGATGTTTATAACGAAACTGATATTGCATTTAAGGGTTACAAGATTTCTGGTAATTCTGGATATATAAACGATGATAAGTATCTTTTACATGGCACATTACTTGTCAAGTCTGATTTGTATTTATTACATAAGCTATTAATTATACCTCCTAAAAATTACGAAAAAAAGAAAAATATTAATATGATAAAGTATAAAGTTAGCAATCTTTCAACCTTAGTAAAAGATGATATAACTTACGATGAAGTAGTTAACTCTTTCATAAGTAGCTTTTCGTCGCTTCTATATTGTGATGATCATTTCCTTGATGACATGACTAACGAGGAATTGAATCTCACAATGAAACTGGTTAAAGAAAAATACTCAAAAAAGGAATTTATTTATAAGGGATTTGAGATTAAATGA
- the wrbA gene encoding NAD(P)H:quinone oxidoreductase, whose product MECPKILVLFYGYGSIVDLAKYVAEGAKEVTNEVKLARVKEYLPEETVKKFRIPIDTVKDIPEATLSDLEWADGIVMGSPTRYGNMTGQLKLFLDQTAELWMKGALYGKPVGFFTEASTIHGGHESTILAMANYAYHHGMIIVPVGYGIREVSSTTTGGSPYGASHLGNKKELDENEIVIAKFLGKRVAEVSKKLRC is encoded by the coding sequence ATGGAATGCCCTAAGATTCTTGTCCTATTCTATGGTTATGGTTCAATCGTAGATTTAGCTAAATATGTAGCGGAAGGGGCTAAAGAGGTTACAAATGAAGTCAAATTAGCTAGGGTAAAGGAATACCTCCCAGAGGAAACAGTTAAGAAGTTCAGAATTCCTATTGATACTGTTAAGGATATACCGGAGGCTACATTATCGGATCTTGAATGGGCTGATGGAATCGTAATGGGATCTCCAACTAGATATGGGAATATGACTGGTCAACTAAAATTGTTTTTAGACCAAACTGCTGAACTATGGATGAAAGGTGCATTATATGGAAAACCAGTAGGATTCTTTACTGAGGCATCGACAATACATGGAGGACATGAAAGCACAATATTGGCAATGGCGAATTACGCTTATCATCATGGAATGATAATAGTTCCAGTAGGATATGGAATAAGGGAAGTCTCAAGTACCACTACTGGAGGAAGTCCATATGGAGCATCACACTTGGGAAATAAAAAAGAATTAGATGAAAATGAGATCGTCATTGCGAAGTTCCTAGGTAAAAGAGTTGCAGAAGTTTCAAAGAAGTTGAGATGTTAA
- a CDS encoding DUF981 family protein: MALFVDMLTSQLIAMAVSFLVLAYALVKTYRVHSTVVDYRNAMKSAYVPLLALGSFIAITGIYGLLVWPLIGSYNILFYDLYPILGIGLISIAVSVKNDYKLEVLGFMGLLYGLVTIYYGVIGYLNNMTLEPIALLALYALTGLSSIFFYPVAVFLDNAKLSKAFLIIDAVLLILAALIAGYIALEAVPSHLVGFAKWTPFL; the protein is encoded by the coding sequence ATGGCTTTATTCGTAGACATGTTAACAAGTCAACTTATAGCTATGGCAGTCAGCTTCCTAGTATTAGCTTATGCATTAGTTAAGACTTATAGAGTTCACAGTACTGTAGTTGACTATAGGAATGCGATGAAGAGTGCCTATGTACCTCTCCTCGCATTAGGAAGCTTTATCGCAATTACCGGAATTTACGGCCTATTAGTATGGCCATTGATAGGTAGTTATAACATATTATTCTACGACTTATATCCAATCCTAGGAATAGGATTAATTAGCATTGCAGTGAGTGTAAAGAATGATTACAAGCTCGAAGTTTTAGGTTTCATGGGATTATTATATGGATTAGTTACAATATATTATGGAGTGATTGGCTATTTGAACAATATGACTCTGGAGCCAATCGCATTATTAGCGCTTTATGCCTTAACAGGGTTGTCCTCTATATTCTTTTATCCAGTTGCTGTATTTCTTGATAACGCTAAACTCAGTAAGGCATTCTTAATAATTGACGCAGTACTACTGATACTTGCTGCGCTTATAGCAGGATATATAGCTTTAGAGGCAGTACCTAGTCATCTGGTTGGATTCGCTAAATGGACTCCTTTTTTATAA